A stretch of candidate division KSB1 bacterium DNA encodes these proteins:
- a CDS encoding FAD-binding protein: MQKSEIRLNGISIPVYSLNTLIIGSGAASLNAAVNLFEKGQTDIAIVTDQWGGGTSNNTGSDKQTYYKLSLAGDQPDSPLDMARDLFKGGCMHGDIALCEAVNSVAAFFHLIQLGVPFPHDRLGAYVGYKTDHDPRQRATSAGPLTSHLMFEALAADVKRKGIPVFDGFEVIGLLTEDYGTERHVIGAVALDKSRLGLENFGFVLFNATNVVFGTGGPAGMYKTSVYPESQLGASGMAFEIGAIGNNLTESQFGIASIKFRWNLSGTYQQVIPRYISTDQNGNDPQQFLNHYFPDMGKLATAIFLKGYQWPFDPRKVYNYGSSLIDILVYQETQIKGRRVFLDFQQNPSGDGVLDDFTFEKLGPEAYSYLEKSGALFGTPIQRLAKMNQPAIDLYQQHGIDLSKEYLEIAVCAQHNNGGLKGNIWWESNIKHLFPVGEVNGTHGVYRPGGSALNSGQVGAMRAALFIAKRYSDEPRPLSDFFRAAEHQILNKLNLAKQMFSENRENTLEIWQTRAEIQERMSSCGAHIRNLEKVKGAVREAWALYFRMKNQLKVTTPGDLPAAFRNLDLCLTHALYLEAIAEYLEKGGKSRGSYLVLDDSGQKPCDQLDDDWRFSLTKESDFVNQKILEIHLNDNFKVQKQWVDIRPIPQEQAWFEIVWNEYRKDNIVQ, translated from the coding sequence GTGCAAAAATCCGAAATTCGACTCAATGGTATTTCTATTCCTGTCTATTCTTTAAACACGCTCATTATTGGCAGCGGTGCCGCGTCATTGAACGCTGCGGTGAATCTATTTGAAAAAGGTCAGACTGACATTGCCATTGTGACCGATCAATGGGGCGGCGGCACTTCAAATAATACTGGCTCGGATAAGCAGACTTATTATAAGCTATCGCTTGCTGGCGATCAACCAGATTCGCCCTTAGATATGGCGCGCGACCTCTTCAAAGGCGGCTGTATGCATGGTGATATTGCGCTGTGCGAGGCTGTCAATTCGGTTGCAGCGTTTTTTCATCTGATACAATTAGGAGTACCATTCCCTCATGATCGCCTCGGAGCCTATGTTGGCTACAAAACCGATCATGATCCGCGACAGCGCGCCACCTCGGCTGGGCCGCTCACTTCACATCTCATGTTCGAAGCGTTAGCAGCAGATGTGAAACGCAAAGGAATTCCTGTTTTCGATGGCTTTGAGGTGATCGGTTTATTAACCGAGGATTACGGAACGGAGCGGCATGTCATCGGTGCAGTCGCGCTAGACAAATCTCGGCTGGGACTTGAAAATTTCGGCTTCGTCCTTTTTAATGCCACGAATGTTGTCTTCGGCACAGGTGGACCAGCAGGCATGTACAAGACTTCAGTCTACCCAGAAAGCCAGCTTGGTGCTAGCGGCATGGCGTTCGAAATTGGCGCAATCGGCAATAACCTCACGGAGTCCCAATTCGGCATCGCTTCCATCAAATTCCGCTGGAACCTATCGGGCACTTATCAGCAGGTGATCCCTCGTTACATTTCCACCGACCAGAATGGCAACGATCCCCAACAGTTTTTGAACCATTATTTTCCTGATATGGGGAAGTTAGCGACGGCTATTTTCCTCAAAGGTTATCAATGGCCGTTCGATCCGCGAAAGGTATACAACTACGGTTCATCGCTGATTGATATTCTGGTCTATCAAGAGACACAAATCAAGGGCCGAAGGGTGTTCCTCGATTTTCAACAAAACCCCTCAGGCGATGGGGTACTAGACGATTTCACATTCGAGAAATTAGGTCCAGAAGCATATAGCTACTTGGAAAAATCAGGCGCTCTATTTGGGACACCGATCCAGCGATTGGCCAAGATGAACCAACCTGCTATTGATCTCTATCAGCAACATGGCATTGATCTCAGCAAGGAATACTTGGAGATCGCGGTCTGCGCTCAACACAATAACGGGGGACTGAAGGGTAATATCTGGTGGGAGTCGAACATTAAACACCTCTTTCCAGTGGGTGAAGTAAATGGGACGCACGGCGTCTATCGCCCTGGCGGTTCGGCTTTGAACTCAGGCCAGGTGGGAGCGATGCGAGCAGCTCTGTTCATTGCGAAGCGCTACTCAGACGAACCCAGGCCACTATCGGATTTTTTCCGCGCTGCCGAGCATCAGATTTTGAACAAATTGAACCTGGCCAAACAAATGTTCTCTGAAAATCGCGAGAATACCTTAGAAATTTGGCAAACCCGTGCGGAAATCCAAGAACGCATGTCGAGCTGTGGGGCGCATATTCGAAATCTCGAAAAGGTGAAGGGAGCGGTTCGGGAAGCGTGGGCGCTTTATTTTCGCATGAAAAATCAGCTCAAAGTCACCACGCCGGGTGATCTTCCGGCTGCGTTCCGCAATCTCGATCTCTGTCTCACTCATGCGCTCTACCTCGAGGCGATTGCCGAATATCTCGAAAAGGGGGGCAAGAGTCGGGGATCATATCTGGTGCTGGATGACTCAGGGCAAAAGCCTTGCGATCAGTTGGATGACGATTGGAGATTCAGCCTGACCAAAGAATCGGATTTCGTAAATCAGAAAATTTTGGAGATCCATCTGAATGATAACTTCAAGGTTCAAAAGCAATGGGTGGACATTCGACCGATTCCTCAGGAACAAGCTTGGTTCGAGATCGTATGGAACGAATACCGAAAAGATAATATCGTTCAATAA
- a CDS encoding 3-ketoacyl-ACP reductase — protein sequence MNNTRTAIITGAGQGIGRGIALELAKANFNIAGVDVIFQPENHDKGLFEVKERVQEFGAEFLPIQADISDLSDHEKIIQQTLQTFGSIDVLVNNAGVAPKQRLDILETTPDSYDRVMSINARGPFFLTQRVARYMIQNPNASISRYIIFISSISAYYSSPSRAEYCLSKAAISHAARIFAHRLAEFGIRVFELRPGIIQTDMTAVVKEKYDKLIAEGLVPQHRWGFPEDVGRAVLGLVQGYFDYSTGLIAEVSGGMNICRL from the coding sequence GTGAACAATACAAGGACGGCGATCATCACTGGCGCAGGCCAAGGGATCGGTCGAGGGATTGCGCTGGAGCTGGCAAAAGCGAATTTTAACATCGCGGGGGTGGATGTCATCTTCCAACCAGAAAATCACGACAAAGGATTGTTTGAGGTGAAAGAACGCGTTCAGGAATTCGGTGCCGAATTTCTGCCGATCCAGGCCGATATCTCGGATCTTTCCGATCACGAAAAAATCATCCAGCAAACATTACAGACATTTGGCAGCATCGATGTTCTGGTCAACAATGCCGGGGTCGCGCCGAAGCAGCGATTGGATATATTGGAGACAACCCCAGACAGCTATGATCGGGTCATGAGCATTAATGCCAGAGGGCCGTTTTTCTTAACGCAACGCGTGGCCAGATATATGATTCAAAATCCAAATGCCTCAATAAGCCGATATATCATTTTCATCTCTTCCATCTCGGCTTATTATTCTTCTCCCTCGCGTGCAGAGTACTGCTTGTCCAAAGCTGCCATTAGCCACGCGGCTCGCATCTTCGCACATCGGCTTGCAGAGTTTGGTATCCGCGTGTTCGAATTGCGACCTGGCATCATTCAAACCGACATGACTGCTGTGGTAAAAGAGAAATATGATAAACTCATTGCAGAAGGCCTGGTACCCCAGCACCGTTGGGGTTTTCCAGAGGACGTCGGAAGGGCCGTGCTCGGCTTGGTGCAAGGCTATTTCGATTATTCTACCGGTCTGATTGCAGAAGTCAGCGGAGGGATGAATATTTGCCGGCTTTAA
- a CDS encoding arginine decarboxylase, pyruvoyl-dependent has translation MFTPKKMFLTKGVGEHREELQSFELALRHAGIQMLNIVSVSSIFPPGCEIITREKGLMEVTPGQITFCVMARCSSNEPRRQIAASIGVAIPTDTSMYGYLSEHHSFGQTDEEAGDYAEDLAAAMLASTLGVEFDEDESWDNKRQIWKISGKIVRTMNITQSARIGKDGKYKTVVAAAVLLP, from the coding sequence TTGTTCACACCGAAAAAGATGTTTCTGACCAAAGGTGTCGGTGAACACCGTGAGGAACTTCAATCCTTTGAGTTGGCATTGCGGCATGCGGGGATACAGATGCTCAATATCGTCTCGGTTAGCAGCATCTTTCCGCCGGGTTGCGAAATCATCACGCGAGAAAAAGGCCTAATGGAGGTGACTCCAGGTCAAATCACTTTCTGCGTGATGGCGAGGTGCTCCAGCAACGAGCCCCGGCGACAGATTGCTGCTTCAATTGGCGTCGCCATTCCGACCGATACTTCCATGTACGGGTATTTGAGCGAGCATCATTCTTTCGGCCAGACCGATGAGGAAGCGGGCGACTATGCGGAAGATCTTGCAGCAGCCATGCTGGCATCAACGCTCGGCGTCGAATTTGACGAAGATGAAAGCTGGGATAATAAGCGTCAAATTTGGAAGATCAGTGGCAAGATCGTTCGCACGATGAATATCACCCAATCGGCGCGGATCGGAAAAGACGGGAAGTATAAAACCGTTGTTGCGGCCGCGGTTTTGTTGCCCTAA
- a CDS encoding glycerol-3-phosphate acyltransferase, with amino-acid sequence MICLISIALGYLFGSLLPAYYFGRLAGVDIRNEGAKYAGTINVYHVVGKKAAVATALFDLSKGLVAIHTALAFGVDFHCAQLSGLAAIAGHVLPFYLNFRGGQGVACATGMLLYYLLHYLLAGILQYNALLFLAVIVIMFAYVARHGEVISAIILPLLCFIILTRAPEDQFNFYFVAIALYIVGVGIYNIIHRKLLIIEDPIFRRHWWRVALRPLAIIFVLFYWFSSKSATLWLIGSLALVFLGMDLIRLRSRSINENLMTKVEPLFKKKEQHHFSSMSLFLTSAFLTILLFDKIIAITSISFLIFGDLFSKIFGLAYGKQRLWDKTLEGSLAFFAVSLIASYLIAWATAAPLLLLLFGALVASIVELLPSSIDDNFTVALISAIAMTVVQKLFFI; translated from the coding sequence ATGATCTGCCTAATAAGCATAGCTCTGGGCTATTTGTTCGGGTCTCTCTTGCCGGCGTATTATTTTGGCAGACTGGCAGGTGTGGACATTCGGAATGAGGGTGCCAAATATGCTGGGACGATCAATGTTTATCATGTGGTGGGAAAGAAGGCTGCCGTTGCTACCGCTTTGTTCGATCTTTCAAAAGGATTGGTAGCAATTCATACTGCGCTGGCATTTGGCGTCGATTTTCATTGTGCTCAGCTCTCAGGCCTTGCTGCAATTGCGGGACACGTATTACCTTTTTATTTAAATTTCCGTGGTGGTCAGGGAGTTGCCTGCGCAACTGGCATGCTGCTTTATTATCTGCTTCATTACCTTTTGGCTGGAATCCTTCAATATAATGCTCTCCTTTTCTTAGCTGTGATCGTCATTATGTTCGCTTATGTCGCTCGACATGGCGAAGTTATCAGCGCAATTATTTTGCCCCTATTGTGTTTTATTATCCTGACACGCGCGCCAGAGGACCAATTTAATTTCTATTTTGTTGCCATTGCCCTCTATATTGTTGGGGTCGGGATTTATAACATCATCCATCGCAAACTCTTAATCATCGAAGATCCTATCTTTCGACGACATTGGTGGCGCGTCGCGTTGCGGCCGCTGGCGATCATTTTTGTGCTCTTTTATTGGTTCTCATCCAAGAGTGCGACCTTATGGCTCATCGGATCGCTTGCACTGGTTTTCTTAGGCATGGATCTGATCCGACTCCGATCTAGATCGATCAATGAAAATTTGATGACCAAGGTCGAACCGCTTTTTAAAAAGAAAGAACAGCATCATTTCTCGTCCATGTCGCTATTTCTCACATCGGCATTCTTGACTATTTTGCTTTTCGATAAAATTATCGCCATCACCAGTATATCTTTTTTGATCTTTGGCGATCTGTTCAGCAAAATCTTCGGGCTGGCTTATGGGAAACAAAGGCTGTGGGATAAGACTTTGGAAGGCAGCCTCGCATTTTTTGCTGTCAGCTTAATTGCCAGCTACTTGATTGCCTGGGCAACAGCCGCACCCCTTCTGCTGTTATTATTCGGCGCATTGGTTGCAAGTATCGTAGAGTTGCTCCCTTCTTCGATAGATGATAACTTCACCGTCGCCTTAATTAGTGCAATAGCCATGACTGTAGTGCAGAAACTTTTCTTCATTTGA
- a CDS encoding TonB-dependent receptor, whose translation MKTRNRSSGQLFLWLAAWLVLVGPLIAASHETGNIEGRVINKETGEPIANANILIHGTYIGAASDDQGRFFIEKVKPGKYLLICSAIGFRKQEFSITILSGQKSLIDFVLEPTALQLRDIVVTASKFNQAIEDVPVTMHVLRPEDITIRNSVTLDQALQYIPGVQTAGNNISIRGSTGFSAGLGTRALILLDGVPILSGDEGSADFSAIPTAEIEQVEVMKGASSALYGSSAMGGVINIITKKPDPDTSHIRLSLYSGFYNQPSYSQWRWSDKRRVFQGTALHLITTILGVASSVSANYHKNDSFKENADFYNWNLYGKFRLQLNPGNNWLIQTGWLDSNTGGFIYWKDINHALQSGSDPPDRFSRTDSKIFYLNSVMTQTLSSRFYYRLRFNFQRNHAQDSETARPGMIPASVGVIRESFAKAFGHEMQFGYQPDIQHNITFGWELNMNRVQAIHYGRRQIGNGSIYLQYSIQPKHNLKIDLGGRWDGERGQEITPVSQFNPKLGINYQFWNDNVWRFSAGKGFRTPTIAERFISTFSNQIMVKPNPKLKPERNISVETGFRRHFNSFGYLDLCYFLNDFWNLIDPQLQPGEAAVRFENITRARIHGLELGQQSSFFDNKLTINLAYTYLNARDLSRLFYGAPNPDYNQPLKYRPSHLLTARGQYKQKSWICGIDFRYISKVQRVDRITNIPDLEKQVPAYVTDLQAGIQKMNYSLMFIVNNVFQYYYFVSPGNLGDLRNFSVQLTWNFR comes from the coding sequence ATGAAAACAAGGAATCGAAGCAGCGGGCAATTGTTCCTCTGGCTCGCTGCATGGTTGGTGCTGGTGGGACCATTAATCGCGGCAAGCCATGAAACGGGGAACATCGAGGGCCGAGTGATCAACAAAGAAACTGGCGAGCCGATCGCAAACGCCAACATTCTGATTCACGGCACTTATATCGGAGCAGCCAGCGATGATCAGGGAAGATTCTTCATTGAGAAGGTAAAGCCCGGCAAGTATTTGCTGATCTGCTCTGCAATCGGCTTCCGCAAACAGGAATTTTCGATTACTATCCTGTCAGGTCAAAAAAGCTTGATCGATTTTGTCCTGGAGCCCACTGCATTGCAATTGCGCGACATCGTGGTAACGGCTAGTAAGTTCAATCAGGCGATCGAGGACGTGCCAGTCACCATGCATGTGCTTCGGCCAGAGGATATCACCATTCGAAACAGCGTTACTTTAGATCAGGCGCTCCAGTACATTCCTGGGGTCCAGACTGCTGGAAATAATATTTCAATTCGCGGTTCCACGGGGTTTAGCGCTGGGCTCGGCACCCGCGCATTGATTTTGCTCGACGGCGTACCGATTCTCTCTGGCGATGAGGGCAGTGCCGACTTCTCTGCCATTCCAACAGCGGAAATCGAGCAAGTCGAGGTGATGAAAGGCGCCAGTTCGGCTCTGTACGGTTCCAGCGCAATGGGGGGCGTCATCAATATCATCACGAAAAAGCCTGACCCAGATACCTCTCATATCCGCCTGTCGCTCTATTCGGGGTTTTACAATCAGCCATCGTACTCTCAATGGCGCTGGAGCGATAAACGCAGGGTGTTTCAGGGCACTGCGCTTCATTTGATAACCACGATTTTGGGGGTCGCCAGCTCTGTTTCGGCCAATTATCACAAAAACGATAGCTTCAAAGAGAACGCCGATTTCTATAATTGGAATCTCTACGGCAAATTTCGTCTCCAATTAAATCCCGGCAATAACTGGTTGATTCAAACTGGTTGGCTGGATTCAAATACTGGCGGATTCATTTATTGGAAGGATATCAATCATGCGCTGCAATCGGGCAGCGATCCACCAGACCGATTTTCAAGGACCGATAGCAAGATCTTCTATCTCAATTCGGTGATGACACAAACCTTGAGCAGTCGCTTCTATTATCGTTTGCGGTTCAATTTTCAGCGCAACCATGCTCAAGACAGCGAAACTGCCCGTCCCGGCATGATCCCGGCTTCGGTTGGCGTTATCCGAGAGTCCTTCGCCAAAGCATTCGGACATGAAATGCAATTCGGCTATCAACCGGACATCCAGCACAATATCACCTTCGGCTGGGAGCTCAATATGAATCGCGTTCAGGCAATTCATTATGGCCGCCGACAAATTGGCAACGGCTCGATCTATTTGCAATATTCTATTCAGCCCAAGCACAATCTGAAAATCGATCTCGGCGGCCGATGGGATGGTGAACGCGGCCAGGAGATCACTCCAGTTTCGCAATTTAATCCCAAACTGGGAATCAATTATCAGTTTTGGAACGATAATGTCTGGCGCTTTTCTGCGGGGAAGGGCTTTAGGACGCCAACCATTGCCGAGCGCTTCATCTCCACCTTCTCAAATCAGATCATGGTGAAGCCCAATCCGAAACTCAAACCCGAGCGAAACATCTCGGTCGAGACCGGCTTCCGACGCCATTTCAATTCGTTTGGCTATCTGGATCTCTGCTATTTTTTGAATGATTTTTGGAATCTGATCGATCCCCAGCTCCAGCCTGGAGAAGCCGCTGTTCGCTTCGAAAATATCACTCGCGCCCGTATCCACGGGCTGGAACTCGGGCAACAATCCAGTTTCTTCGACAACAAATTAACCATCAATCTTGCCTACACCTACCTTAACGCGCGCGACCTTTCCCGCCTATTCTACGGAGCGCCAAATCCTGATTATAACCAGCCATTGAAATACCGGCCCAGCCACCTGCTGACCGCTCGCGGACAATACAAGCAAAAAAGCTGGATCTGTGGCATCGATTTTCGGTACATCAGCAAGGTCCAACGGGTGGATCGAATCACCAATATCCCCGACCTTGAAAAGCAAGTGCCTGCTTATGTGACTGATCTCCAAGCAGGGATCCAAAAAATGAATTACAGCCTGATGTTCATCGTCAACAACGTTTTTCAATACTATTATTTCGTCTCGCCTGGAAACCTTGGCGATTTGCGAAACTTTTCCGTGCAATTGACCTGGAACTTTCGATAG